A window of Theropithecus gelada isolate Dixy chromosome 14, Tgel_1.0, whole genome shotgun sequence contains these coding sequences:
- the B3GNT6 gene encoding acetylgalactosaminyl-O-glycosyl-glycoprotein beta-1,3-N-acetylglucosaminyltransferase: MAFPCRRSLTPKTLACLLVGVSFLALQQWFLQAPRSPREERSLLEERSQQEETPEGPTDAPLALTPGPPCVANASANATANFEQLPARIQDFLRYRHCRHFPLLWDAPAKCASRRGVFLLLAVKSAPAHYERRELIRRTWGQERSYGEWPVRRLFLLGTPGPEDEARAERLTELVALEAREHGDVLQWSFADTFLNLTLKHLHLLDWLAARCPHARFLLSGDDDVFVHTANVVRFLQAQPPGRHLFTGQLMEGSVPIRDSWSKYFVPPQLFPGSAYPVYCSGGGFLLSSLTARALRAAALHTPLLPIDDAYMGMCLERAGLAPSGHEGIRPFGVQLPGAQQSSFDPCMYRELLLVHRFAPYEMLLMWKALHSPTLSCDRGHRVS, from the coding sequence ATGGCTTTTCCCTGCCGCAGGTCCCTGACTCCCAAGACTCTGGCCTGCCTCCTGGTGGGCGTGAGTTTCTTGGCACTGCAGCAGTGGTTCCTCCAGGCTCCAAGGTCCCCGCGGGAGGAGAGGTCCCTGCTGGAGGAGAGGTCCCAGCAGGAGGAGACGCCAGAGGGTCCCACCGACGCTCCCTTGGCGCTCACCCCCGGGCCCCCGTGCGTGGCCAACGCCTCGGCGAATGCCACGGCCAACTTCGAGCAGCTGCCCGCGCGCATCCAGGACTTCCTGCGGTACCGCCACTGCCGCCACTTCCCGCTGCTTTGGGACGCACCGGCCAAGTGCGCCAGCCGCCGCGGTGTCTTTCTGCTACTGGCCGTGAAGTCGGCGCCTGCGCACTACGAGCGACGCGAGCTCATCCGGCGCACTTGGGGGCAGGAGCGCAGCTACGGCGAGTGGCCAGTGCGCCGCCTCTTCTTACTGGGCACCCCCGGTCCCGAGGACGAGGCGCGCGCCGAGCGGCTGACGGAGCTGGTGGCGCTGGAGGCGCGCGAGCACGGCGACGTGCTGCAGTGGTCCTTCGCGGACACCTTCCTCAACCTCACGCTCAAGCACCTGCACCTGCTCGACTGGCTGGCTGCGCGCTGTCCGCACGCACGCTTCCTGCTCAGTGGCGACGACGACGTGTTCGTGCACACCGCCAACGTAGTCCGCTTCCTGCAGGCGCAGCCACCGGGCCGCCACCTGTTCACCGGCCAGCTCATGGAGGGCTCCGTGCCCATCCGCGACAGCTGGAGCAAGTACTTCGTGCCCCCGCAGCTCTTCCCTGGGTCCGCTTACCCGGTATACTGCAGCGGCGGCGGCTTCCTCCTGTCCAGCCTCACGGCCCGGGCCCTGCGCGCAGCCGCCCTCCACACCCCGCTCTTGCCCATCGACGACGCCTACATGGGCATGTGTCTGGAGCGCGCCGGCCTGGCGCCCAGCGGCCACGAGGGCATCCGGCCCTTCGGCGTGCAGCTGCCTGGCGCGCAGCAGTCCTCCTTCGACCCCTGCATGTACCGCGAGCTGCTGCTGGTGCACCGCTTCGCGCCCTATGAGATGCTGCTCATGTGGAAGGCGCTGCACAGCCCCACGCTCAGCTGTGACCGGGGACACCGGGTCTCCTGA